One part of the Luteibacter yeojuensis genome encodes these proteins:
- a CDS encoding type IV secretion system protein VirB3 encodes MHKNALFRGCTRPPMFMGVPYVPFFVGAGSGLLMAMYFNMWFLLWIPTSIFVMRQMARRDEMIFRLLGLRLQFRTRVRNLAEHDGTWVFTPNSYREPGRAKR; translated from the coding sequence ATGCATAAGAATGCGCTCTTCCGCGGCTGCACGCGCCCACCCATGTTCATGGGCGTGCCCTATGTGCCCTTCTTCGTAGGGGCAGGCAGCGGTTTGCTGATGGCGATGTACTTCAACATGTGGTTCCTGCTGTGGATTCCCACCTCCATCTTCGTGATGCGCCAGATGGCCCGTCGCGACGAGATGATCTTCCGGCTGCTCGGACTGCGCCTGCAGTTCCGGACGCGGGTGAGGAACCTGGCGGAGCACGACGGCACGTGGGTGTTCACACCCAACAGTTATCGCGAGCCCGGCAGGGCGAAACGATAA
- a CDS encoding TrbC/VirB2 family protein, with product MSNLPSIPNDRASLNKMAIFLMIAAALLLPSIGLAQDVTETSKKVCGFFQNINSLLNAASIVVVTIAVIFSGYQIAFAHKRIADVAPALVGGVLIGAAAQVAKMVVGGSGDSTACTSSSGGAATTFLMESLQTAMHLLHFHA from the coding sequence ATGTCCAACCTGCCCAGCATCCCGAACGACCGCGCGTCACTCAACAAGATGGCGATCTTCCTCATGATCGCCGCCGCCCTGCTCCTGCCCTCGATCGGCCTGGCCCAGGACGTGACCGAAACCTCGAAGAAGGTCTGCGGCTTCTTCCAGAACATCAATTCGCTGCTGAACGCCGCGTCTATCGTAGTCGTGACCATCGCAGTGATCTTCTCCGGCTACCAGATCGCCTTCGCCCATAAGCGTATCGCCGATGTCGCCCCGGCCCTCGTAGGTGGCGTACTGATCGGCGCTGCCGCCCAGGTGGCGAAGATGGTCGTCGGCGGTAGCGGCGACTCGACCGCCTGCACCTCCAGCAGCGGTGGCGCAGCCACCACGTTCCTCATGGAGTCGCTGCAGACCGCCATGCACCTGCTGCACTTCCATGCATAA
- the virB11 gene encoding P-type DNA transfer ATPase VirB11 — translation MNEPALAAIGNDFLDYQYEVLGIRDYLSSSDVTEICINKPGELYLERRGKWERMDVPSLTFDRARQFCTAVVNESNTGQRITDVDPVVSLTFPTGQRAQFVIPPACEAGRVSITIRLPSRQSKTLAQYQEDGFFDQILEGANTVAEADRELLELRAERRYADFFRHAVLSKKNIVVAGATGSGKTTFMKSLVGHIPADERLVTIEDARELFIDQPNVVHLLYSKGGQSASNITAKSCMEACLRMKPDRIILAELRGDESFYFIRNCASGHPGSITSCHAGSVEQTWDQLGLMVKASNEGAGLEFSTIKRLLMLTIDIVVHIKAHAGRRHITGIDFNPARGLAPDGG, via the coding sequence ATGAACGAACCCGCACTCGCCGCCATCGGCAACGACTTCCTGGATTACCAGTACGAAGTGCTGGGTATTCGGGACTACCTTTCGTCGTCCGACGTCACCGAAATCTGCATCAACAAGCCGGGTGAGCTTTACCTGGAGCGTCGCGGCAAGTGGGAGCGCATGGACGTGCCGTCGCTCACCTTCGACCGGGCACGGCAGTTCTGTACGGCCGTGGTCAACGAAAGCAATACGGGTCAGCGCATCACCGATGTGGACCCGGTGGTGTCGCTGACCTTCCCGACCGGACAGCGTGCGCAGTTCGTGATTCCGCCCGCCTGCGAAGCCGGGCGGGTCTCGATCACGATCCGCCTGCCGTCGCGCCAGAGCAAGACCTTGGCGCAGTACCAGGAGGATGGCTTCTTCGACCAGATCCTCGAAGGTGCGAACACCGTCGCCGAAGCGGACCGGGAGCTGCTGGAGTTGCGCGCGGAACGCCGCTACGCGGATTTCTTCCGCCACGCGGTGCTGAGCAAGAAGAACATCGTCGTTGCCGGTGCCACCGGCAGCGGCAAGACCACCTTCATGAAGTCCCTGGTGGGACACATCCCCGCGGACGAGCGCCTCGTCACCATCGAGGACGCGCGCGAACTGTTCATCGACCAGCCGAACGTCGTGCACCTGCTGTATTCGAAGGGCGGACAGAGCGCGAGCAACATCACTGCAAAGAGTTGCATGGAAGCCTGCCTGCGCATGAAGCCCGACCGGATCATCCTGGCCGAGCTTCGCGGCGACGAGTCGTTCTACTTCATCCGCAACTGCGCCTCGGGCCATCCCGGATCGATCACCAGTTGCCACGCGGGCAGTGTCGAACAGACCTGGGACCAGCTGGGCCTGATGGTGAAAGCGTCCAACGAAGGCGCGGGGCTTGAGTTCTCCACGATCAAGCGATTGTTGATGCTCACGATCGACATCGTCGTACACATCAAGGCACACGCCGGGCGCCGCCACATTACCGGCATCGACTTCAACCCCGCTCGGGGCCTGGCTCCGGACGGGGGGTAA